The proteins below come from a single Procambarus clarkii isolate CNS0578487 chromosome 26, FALCON_Pclarkii_2.0, whole genome shotgun sequence genomic window:
- the LOC123756651 gene encoding uncharacterized protein: MYHNTVQTTQVSSFATTANSSSSNATSDASPDNIWSQSDIWPLWASLLPGAIIFSLLAAVVIFMTKISRRGSRAATPTTPLLGAAQEEDDDDDWVNLTGSEVVNFLAERLCRGG; encoded by the exons ATGTACCATAACACTGTACAAACAACGCAAGTATCCAGCTTTGCTACAAcagccaacagcagcagcagcaacgccACGAGCGACGCCTCCCCAGACAATATTTGGTCCCAGAGTGATATCTGGCCCCTGTGGGCCTCCCTCCTTCCAGGTGCTATCATCTTCAGCCTCCTGGCAGCTGTCGTCATCTTCATGACTAAAATCTCAAG GAGAGGATCCCGAGCAGCGACGCCTACCACACCACTCCTGGGGGCGGCGCAGGaggaggacgacgacgacgattGGGTTAACCTGACGGGAAGCGAGGTGGTGAACTTTTTAGCAGAGCGTTTATGTAGAGGCGGCTAG